From Gossypium raimondii isolate GPD5lz chromosome 11, ASM2569854v1, whole genome shotgun sequence:
GCAATGCAGATGCAGCACCCATTACAACAGCCAAGATAAGACCCACACCAGCACCAAAAGAGGCACCTACAGCAGCTGATGTAAGAGAGAATAATGCCTTGGCTTGAGAATCCTTCTTCCCATCTATTGCACCCATAGCATGGTCTTGTGCCAACTCCAATGAAAGCGTATCTCTAACAAGTTCCTGCAATTTGATATGCAACAAGAAACCCAAAATTTATTCATCACCATCTGATCTTCATCAAAAGTAACAACAAACCAAACCATGTAGTTCATTATAGCATCCTATCAGAAATATCCAGGTATTGGTCAGTTGATGTTTATATTTCCTGTATATTTGACCAATGTGCCGATAACAGTCATAGTTTCCTATAGAACTGTTAAAAATGCATATGGGCATATACCCAAGGAATTCATCTATAAACatctttaaaagaaaagggaattgGGTCATATCCTGAGATGTCATGTTATATGCACTACAAACATACATCAACTAGATTATGAGGAATAAGGAGTAACTTTGCAAAAGCTCATGAACCAAATCAGGTGGCACAGAATATATTTCCCTGCATCAATATTAAGCTGTCTGGTTAAAAGTACGAGGGCAGCAGATACACAAAGCAAATAGATCTCATATTGTATGGATTATGTTCTTCTAGACACTATTACATCACACATTAGAAAGGTCAATCATGTTCCCAAATGCCTTTCAACACATTCAGTTAgacataaaaattttcaatattatcaaAGCAAATGCCTACCACATGAAAGTTTCAATATCAATCACAACATAGCAACTATATATTCTGCTTTGTTATTCATTCAGTCTTTTTCAGCTAGTTTCTGAATTGATTAAGCATATCTAAATctgtaatgtttttttttctttataaactcTCCAATGCCTGCAAAAGAGTAACTGATTAGTAGCTATGCATATTAAGAGCTATTTATAATCTCTGATTGTACCTCCAGTGAAGCCTCTTCATGGCTCCGAAGAACACGGTGGACAAGATGGCAGAGAGAATTAACCCGCTCCACAGGGAAAACAATATCTTTCCTTTGGAAAGGTCGGCTAACAAGGTCAATAGGAGCAGACAGAAGCTTCTGAACACCCATTCTCCCATCAGAATCTTCACTACTTATTACACCCCAAGGCAATGAAGCACTGGCAGCACCAGGCATAACATATGGACAAGAATTGATAACTTCAGCGGTGCTTGGAGATGCTTGATATGCCTGAACAACCGTATTAATTGCAGCTCTCTGCTGATGTGCACTGACAGAAAATTTGTTTGTTATTGCAAGGACCCAAGGTATTCCAAGAGCTTTTGCCTCATCTAATAGTAGTGAAAGGGCTGGATATTGCTGTAATGCATCTGGATGATTGTATCGAGGTATCTTATGGGATAAGTTATGCACAAGAACAATTAAATCAGTCTTCTTACTAAGGTCGCGGATTCCCCTCCATAGTTCATCTTTGAACCGAGAAGCCTCCATGGCTAGCTCCTACAACATGCAAAAATCCAAAGCTAAATAAATTAGCGCAATTTCCTTAAAAGACCCAAAAggtgaatataatatttaataaagcTCAAATTACAGATTGGTTTCAACTGCTAGGATCCTTTTTAGCACCAAAAAATCTAAAGcttatattcaacaatttttttaagaataaataagttaaattgcTGTACCGCCCAAGCTCCACCATAAATTCGCAGAACAGAAGTCTACAACAATGTGAGATATAATATTTGCTATCCCACAGTACAAGCATTATTGTCTTCTAGAACTTCACAAATatattcaaacaaaataaatctaTACTGCATAGAAAACTTTGAATCATAAAAGTTTCAATTATATTCCTCAGACTCACAAAAAATATACCTGCAAATTTACTCCAGGCGAATCACTGTAGCATAAACCACCAGCAATGCCATCCCGAAAATCAGCTTCTTGTAAATTTTCTATATTGGTAATAGCGGACAATTTGCCTTGACCAAGTATTGCCTTGAAAAGAGAGGTCTTACCAGCACCCTAGTAactcataaaaaaaatattcaaaccaTGTTTGTACtggaaaacaaaaaatacaaaatttacaaGTTGAAAGTGAAGAATACCTCTAGACCAAGAAGTCGTACCCTACGAGTTCTAACATGAACCTCCTTCGATGCAGTTGTAAAATCGCTAGTACAGAATATGAAAAAGTCATTCAAACCATCTGGCCTTATGTATTTTTCTTGATGAGATGATACAATATTATGTTCTCGATTGAAATTAACAGTGTCTGCTACTATCTGATGCTTAGGAGGTTGCCTCAAGGGAGCCCCTACTAAGACTCTTATTTTTTGTAATTCTGGTGGTTCCCCATTCCCAGATGAGTAAACTGGTGCTGAAGGAAATGATTCCACAGTAGTTGAACACCTAAATAAGAACCAATATCATGTCAAAGTGCTTGTCACACGCCAAGGAAAGTGAAAGAGATTGGTGCAACTTTGAGCATATAAAATGTAGACCAAAATACCATGTTTTTACATGCATTTGTTTGAATGACGGATGTTGTCCAGCAGCATGTATTATTTTGCTAAACTGTATTAAAAAAAGGATTGAACACTAAAGTGCATTGAGTTCAGTTGTTTTGTCATTAATCCCTTTCCAATGAGAATCCTTAAGAATTATGACTACATCTAACCATACTATggacataaaaaaatatataaacaaaattagaaaCAAGAAAAGGATGACCAATAAGTCCAATCATACCATTTGCCATTTACTTGAGCATGAAATAGTGTGCACAGATGCAATCTGAATCCAGAAATATCAACCTTCAATGGTTCTGCATTCTTCTCTCCAGGAATACCATTCCAACCAAGAGGCACGATGGAAGTAGCAGTACGAATAATAGGAGACTCAACAATTTGCCCAAGCTCTACAGCACCTGCAACTGCAAGGCCAAGCCATTGCTGCAGATGTGGAAACTGTTGCACTTGCTCGATTCCGAAGAAGGATGAAGCATTATCATTCATGCACAGGTCATAAATTCtgccaaaaaaatcatttattttatgcaatccACTAACAAAGGTGCCTCAAGAGGAATTATTCAACTGGCATTTCCCAGACAAGAATAAACTCTATCTCCATGACATACTCAATAGAATAAAGGTTCCCAAAATCCAACCACACAGCCATATGCCCGTGGGATAGCATCACTTAACACTCCCCCTCATGTTTAGCTCCACAAGAGCCCCATGTATGGACAACCTTAGAAGAAGCATCAATTTAATATGGAGTTATACCATGTTAAGCATCTAGTCTAAAACTAATGTAATACATGGAGGGACTCAACTTGAATATAAGGCCATGGGAAACCCAAGACTTAATAGCCATGGGATAACACCACTTAACGCCATCAAAGGAATATAAAGCAACAATGTTGAGTTCATGAACagttgatatgtttatatcttcaATTTGTTTAGAATCTGATCTCTATTTGGCAACTTTCTGACAGAATTACATTGCATCAGTTACGCTTTTGTCACTAAGAATAGATCaaaggagagagaaaaaaaatcaaaacataaaagatCAAATTCTGCAATGTAATGGACTAAATATGCTAGCtgatttaaaagaagaaaaagaaatacacCACTGCAATTAGAATTtagaactaaaaattaaaataaacaacagCAGGCATTAAAACTAttgcataatttattattacctTTGAAATCGAGACCTATATGACTTCATTGAATGAGATTGAAGTCTCTCTCTTAATTCAACAATCACAGATCTGACCTGTACATGTCTTTGCCAGAAGAAAGCAAACAAAATGAGAGGTTGAAGAAGACATCATCCCCATCTCACAAATCATAAGCAATAATGGCTATATTGAATATGGTGCTCTAGTTTATGAAGTACAGAATACGAAATATTCATTAGGAAGCCCAGACAGAAGCTCCATAAACAAAAGAAACTCATACCGATGTCAACTTTGAGTACTCTGCACCTGAGAGTGATTCCACAGACGAATTCTCCAAGAGATAGAGCTGTTATGAgtgaatttattaataattcatttgtataaataattgaaataataacatGACAGACTTGTGGGTTGTAGCAACCATTAAGCACTGTATGATTAGGAGAACAGCTTAGGCTGATGCCATGGCGCTGAAATAACCACCTATATCTGACTTTTCCAATTTGAGTGGGCAGTGACAATTGACAATGATTGCAACCATCAGAAAGGGAAACAAAACCCCCAAAGATATCTCAACAAGGCAAATTGACTTGTAAGAAAGCTCATTAAACATTTCATGAAATTCCAAATTCCTCAGAAGCAAGACCTTAGGATCATTTAATCAGAACTAGTTTACAGAAACTAGATAGTTAGATGCCTATTGACACTAGCAGTTATGAAACAACTGTTACCAGCTGGTGATGACAATCCAAATTTTCGAACAATCTCAAAACTCCTATTTAACTTAAGCTTAGCAAATAAACAACAGAGACAAACTATTATCAACATTTTCCACCTTCATGCATGTGTAGCTTTAAGTTAATTGAAATACAAACAAATGAATGAACTAAGAAGTATTCCTTCATAATATGTACCTGTCCAAATGGTACATATGAAGGTAAAGAAGGCACACTATGCCATCTCTTGTTGTCTCCACTACCATTGTTTTTATCGGTCAACTTTCCAGATCCCGTGTCTGACTCACAATTATCGGTGTTGGCAATTGGTTTAAGAGAGATGCCATCAGTACCCTCTTGAATTTCAAGAGACTGTGGTCCAACAACTACATCCTCAATGGAAGATGCAGTTTTAGAGTCAGTTGCAGATGGCTCTATGGGGTCGATTTGCTTTCTGCTGTATTTTTTGAATTGTCTTCTAACTCCTTCTAATGGAACAAGCCTTGAAAGTCTCCAAAAGGGCCCCTGGACAGGGCCTACCCCTATAACCAATTGCTCCCCTTCATTATCTTTTAACCTCTCAGGCTTTCCTTTCTGTAACCCTTGTTCATTCTTTGATGTTGGTAAACTGTTATTTTCCATGCCAGAGGGCATCAATAAACTTTGTGCATTATAGTGGTGGAAATAAGCAGGTGACAGGAGACGGGGTACAAGATCTTCAGGAATGCAGTAACTCTTGAAATAGTGCTGCCAACCTTTTCTGTTAACATAACTGGAAATTTTGTTCATCACGGAACAAACAATTAGCTtcagagaaaattaaaaaataaaaaaaccacacgataaatatttcaaaaaagggGAGAGCACTCACTCTCTTAAAGCCGCATTTCCTACTGCAGGTTGGGAAAATGTTATACACTTGACCTGAACCCTTTCACTTTCTTTTGATGAAGATGATACAGCAATAACCCTCAAAATGGCAAGGGTAGCCAATGCTGCCACCTACTATGTCATACATAGAGAAGGTATGAAATAGATTAACTGACAAAAACACATCAGGTAAATCTTAAGTAAAACTAGTCCATCAAACTTACTGCTCCACCAAGAGAATGTCCGCATAATACAAGTTTCCGTTTCTTTTTCTGAGCAAGCCTGTACAACTCCAAAGCAGGTATGCCTTTAGCACGAGCCAAGAAACCCTAAAGATTATAAATTGGAATGAATATaactaaagaaaaattatgCAGAATCTCTAAGTATTTTTAGTTATAGACAACAACTAACTACATAAAAGTATGAGCAGTGAAAGAAAGTTCAAGACTTAAGTATCAAccacaaaaagaagaaaataaaatctaatgatatatgaataataaaCTGTTATCAAACCCGATGTGCAGCAGGTTTAGGCCTATCTTTAATCTGTTTAGGTTTTGATTCCAAGGGATTGAACTGATTTTCCTCATTTCCTTTCTGTCTCTCGCCTCGGTTGGCTTCAGTTAATTCAATCCGGCCAATCTCCTCTGCAACATCCTCATGAAATATAGCACCTTGAAGTATGTTCGCATCAGCCATGACATCTCTTAAAGAAATCAAgaatgaaacaaaacaaaatcaagcttctgaaagaaagaaacaatgaGTCAAACTATAACCAGCCATGCTTACTTATACTGCTTGGTTCCAATGAACGAAGCAAATAGTGTATCGCCTGCTTCTGCTAACAGATACCTGCAATGAGAGAGATGCAAAGGAAAATTAAGGGAACCAACAAAGCCAAATTACTTATATCGTAGGCAAGCATGCATCAAATGATTAATAGTACTTCATGGTGGAGTACCATCAAAGACCTAATCCAGACTAAATGAAAACCAGGCAACCAGCTAAGTTAATCACCTTATGAACCATatgtcattttttaaatttaggatgGATGCACACACCTGCCTTCGAACTCATTAATGATGCTCTCTTATTCTTCTTACCTTTCTATTTAACCCCTTTTTGTCCACATTTGGGCCAAAGCTACACAAGCATGTTGAATCGTTGACAAGTAATGAGAAAATTccagttaaatttattatttataggaaaaaaatGTTTTCATACCCGCATTgcatacaattttaaattaaaattacgactttatgtaaagaatcaCTATGGTATTCGTACAAAAACTAAATCATCTTCAGCAACATCATTATAGCTTGCTATTGCAGCACAAGATCATTCATCTGTGCTCGAGTTaatatgaaagattatttaCAACTATGTAATAGACGAGGAGTGTAGATTAtagagttaaaaataaatacctgTGTGGAACATGATCCGAAGAAGGTTGTACGCGTTCTATAGAAACAATTTGTCCTCCAAAATCAGCCTTAAATTTGTTCACAGCTCGAATCATCTCAGTAGCAGGTTTCTACAAAGAAAGGGGTGGAAAAGAACATTTTTCccataaataatagaaaatttattataagacATGCAGtttctttttgtaattaaacATGGATAAAACTTAGCTCCCtttgaacttaaaaatttttaaattaactgTCAAATCATAACATCTtttaatatatgtgtataaaattGGCGTGATGGGGAAATATTGGAGAAAGCCGCAATTATTGCTGTACCTTGTAAACGCACTCGGAGAGGACCATGCAACAAAGAATGTCCTGCAAATCCGAGAGAGAATCAGCTTTGACGGCTCGGCAAAGCTCTTGGAGTTGGCGCTTTCGCCTTTCGTACTCTTGATGGAGTTTCTGGCGCTGTTCCATGTCGCCGTTGTTCCACGGCGGCCAATGCCACCTCATCCGCCACTGAAGCGGCCCCCACGAGACCTTGAGGATCTTGGCTCTTTGGTCCTTGATCCATGTCTCCACTCTGCTTTGTATTGATTCCATTATTATTCGATCAAAACAATGTTTTCtctttcttgttcttttttttatttgggtttgtCTGCCTTCGAATAGTACAGTTGAGATTTTAGAATGCGAGAGATAGGGCAACTCCGAGTTTTATTGGGCGAAGCTGAAAGCCGAAGCCAAGCTAAAACAGCATAAACCTCTACTTAAATGATCAATTACGTGTACGCTAAGTTCACTTTCTCTGTCCGAATGGTAACTATTTTTGAACAAGTGTAAaaagtattttctttttgtataaaattattcttaaataagtaatttttttaaaatataaaaattttaatttctttctaaatttaaaaaacacgTAGCTTAATTGTTGCTCCCTTTAGTTGTGTTTAACAATTCGGAAAACACTTTTAACTCAAGTCAAAAGCAGTTTTACTTAAAAGCACTTTTATCCCTCcattttcttctctcaaaaacacaatgtattttcttttcttttcaaatcattaattaaaaataataataataacattccttaaaattatacaaatgtgttaatatctaattacaaatatttatttattatattttaatatttaaaatatagtttatatatttaaattaaattttataaataattaatattttttgcttaaaaaatatttaaaatttatgtttcatatattttctatattcttactaaaatatcataatattaactaattttaacattatttaaatgtttatttgttactttataacacaattagacctgttcatgggtcgggtcacccagcccggcccgacccgaagGCTTGTCCGAaatgtgggagggtttgggtaaaaatacctaaaaatgggcttggataaaaaataatgcccgtttaaaaaacgggccaaGCATCGGGTAAGGTATTTTTTGCTCGAGTCCAACCCaaattcactaaaggacaaaaaaaatcttttatttttgttttttaatattatttttaattgttttctccctattttgctacccttttactattatgttgctactattttattgttattgtttggatattgtataaaacttattttattgttaattttattattattttaaagacatttgttaattttgttattattttagagacatttgcttgttaagttgcatctatctgagtattatttaagtatacatattttttaaaatttattttcaatttgttgggaaatatttattttgatgtttttagtatttttgattcattatatatattttaaaattatataaaaattaatatgagcgggtcgggtcgggcttgattaaaattttaagcccatttttgGGCAAGACTCGGGCATAGCAAacgggcctaaatttttagttgagcctGGTCTGGCCTATGCACACCTCTAAACACAAtctctaaaatggacattttatttctcaaaaacactttttaacagcaatattaaatacttaaatattaaatcaaacttttcCAAAGCacttatcaaaaaaaaaaaatgctaaactAACTCTAAGTTTTATTCATCAACGAGGGATTCTATGTTCCTTTAAAAGGTATTAATGGTTACTCAAGTTTTAGACTAAGCAAtgtgataataaattttaaaattacacccaccaaataaaatacaaatttggttagttttaaccttttagtgatttttactcttaacaaaattaatctatttatctttaataatattaatctatttattttaaattaatatatttatctcaatatgattaaatcgaaaataaatttaaaatattttatatgtaattttaaatagtatttaaagtaatttaatattaaatttttatgattttaaggtGAAAAGTAttgcataaaaataatgaaaataaataaaaaaataagaaaaagataatttagtcacaaaatataatattaaatttctaacTATTTGATTAGTTTTTAGCATACtgaaattttgaacaaaatgatgaCTTACCATCATATCAAACTCCCTCTTAATTTCAGAATTGTATGTTTTAGCCAATTTCACAATAAAGCAGTGATTAAAGTCGGCACCTCAaagatttttctttgttttcaccTCTCCCTTTGGATGCCATTCGTTTAAATGCATCATCATTCTGCTCAAACTTTTACTTCACCCATTTCTCATGTCTAAAAAACCaccaaaattcaaactcaattttaGATGCgaataaattttgttaactaatgttaatttttaaggttaaaatatcaGTCAACTTACAATGAGTTTTTGAATGGAATCTAGACATTTTTAGGTTGAGATATCATCATATTGATTGAAGAGTCATCTCTTAATTTCGAACGGACTTTGAATTGcctaatttcaagtttaatagCTCAAGTTACGATCGTTTTAGTGAAGATTGTgcgaacaaaatttttagaaggGATTACGAcagaaaattacaaattttaggttttaatgagtataaatcatattgggttcaatTTCAAGGCTTAATCTTGATCACATAttaggttttatattttttacttatttattccGAATATTTGTATTTCTTAATCTATAAGAAAGTTTAGTTAATATTCTCACAAATCTtgaaaaaaacaactaaaataaaatatatatatatatatatatattgcaaataaagaaactcatagagttgtattgaattaaataaatgaacggTCTGCTAAGATACATTTGTATAAATTagctaattacatcaaaataaaactcCTTCTAGTGGAACTAAACTTTATTGTTGACTAAGAAACATAAATGTCCTAAACAAttgaaaataccaaaaatatattatttaaaaacttgagttttattttttagttaatccaattatattcaatgatattataaattataaatttattaattaataatatattatgtaattatttaagtagatttttaaaagatatggccaaattaattaatttcacattaatatatTACCATATTCATTAATTACTTTCATTGTTACCacataataatactaataaattattataatataaatttagtaatataattaacaataaaatatattctcataaatttaaatatttttttcaactcctactttcatatatattataaaactataGGTAGATAAAGTATTGAACTCGTAATCTTAACTAGTAAAAATATAAACGCCTATCACTTGACTCttcaaaaaactcaaaaataaattttatgggTCAACAGTTTCTAGTTtgtttatatactttttaagtcaaataaaaataattaattttacaaaaaatttactaaaatattcaTAGAGTGGTCTgtggaaatttaaaaaataaataaattaaaatccttATAATGGCTCCTTTTACTTGGACGGAAGAAGAGCCCATATTTAGACATGGGCTCAAATGACACAGACAATCTTAGAAAGGATGGCGGCCAGGGAGGGGCTCTAAGGGTCCAATATGTATGGGCTTGAACTTAgtaatgagagaaaataaatccaTGCTTTATACAGGCACCGAAGCCCAGgattctttttttgtttctacTCTAAgggaagaaaaatataatattttgcaaAAAGGGCCAAACTGTTTTCTTAATCCCTATTACATGCTTAAACAGTGGATTTggtatcttattttaatttcttcaatttcaatcatttactttttaatttggttaattttaatctttatatttttaaaatttagattttcaaTCTTGATCCAAACGATAATagttaaattctaatattagtTTTGTGTTATGcgaaagttgtggatttagtccaTCTTgtcaaatttaatctttttcaggCCTTATATTGTTCGAATTTTGGACTCAAAcgaaaatcattaaatatattaattttttagtattatgtgaaaatagCTAGTTTATATGATGATATTACATACTGCGATGATATGTTTActacataaaattttagaaatagtagaacttaaaaatttaactgCTACTATTtagttagaattaaaattttaaaattcgaaataaattaaaaatattaaattaaagtataatgattGAATCCACAACTTAGAATACTATaaagattaataataaaaaataaaaaatcattggCCCTACTCTTAATACGAGCTTTGTCAATCAAATGGAGAGTGTCGAATCTTTTTTGgaaatcgactttttatttaaaatgaaaatggagtcgcccccaatattttttaattaggtaTGATTGAATCACCTCAAAACttggtcattttaataaaatgttagatttactaaaacgataattttcggtctacaaaattcaataaatgggttcgggagtcggttacgtatcagtaaggattagcaccccctcataacgcccaaaattggtacctagttaattacttaatgtcttaacatcaaaaattgaaaattcgaagagaatttaaaatgcAATTCCTTTCGCGCGATGTTATTTGATGGTATTGAAAAAATCCCtacctaaattgaatttttaatgagGAAGTTTTCACATTTCGGATAGATCAAGACGGTAAATCATGTCTCGTAAATTGGGGTACAAAATCTCGAATTCTCGAAAATAAGAATGCTTACCGTTTGATTATTACGTAAGTCCTACGtgtattcaatttaaaaaaaggatGTTTGATTATTTAGGTTAAAAAAGAAAGTCGAACctcgtaagttagggcacaacttCTCGAATCCCTAAATAAAGAACATTGCCTcgattttaatgatttcttaTGTGTCAGGTAAAAGCGAATATAACATTTAATGTGATGTGCGATTAATTTGTTTGAGTTTAGTACCAAATGAACGAGTGTATGTAAgcataatatacaataaaataatggcaaaaaataaaatagctaCATAGGTACAAATGAAATAACgttataatgaaataataataaaagaataaaatgattgTAGTAAAGGTAATGAGGGTAAAAAGTAAATGATTATAACATGATCAtgataataatagtattaataaccATATctaatgacaaaataaaactaaaataaaaaataactactcaagcatgtaaataaaattccataatttagagaggaaaaatataaataatcataaaataaaagtgttggaaataataaaataataaaataacaaaaaaaaataggcaaaggactaaattgaaagctAAAAGAAATTCTaagcataaatttaaaaaacaaaaaagcaaacaaatgattaaatcaaaaacaaaataaaaagtacagggactcAGGGTGTTATTTCCCCCAATCCAGCATACGTGTCATTCCCTTGGTAGGTCAACAGTGGGTCAAGGGACTGATttgaaaagaaactaaaattatggggtaaaaattaaaacaaataaaaaggaataagacaaaattaaaaaggataaaaaatggaaggaccaaaatggtaattagcCCTTCCATGcaaaaacgcgcggatcctatGGGGTATTTGGGTCGAATTTTTGGGTtgggccaaaacgacgtcgttttgggggtCTGAAGCCAAGCCCAAAACGATGTCATTTTAGGGGgctatataaattaaaaaatgccCAAAAAATCATTTGGTTtcattcctttaaaaaaaaaagattccctttttcttcttttttctctaaaatctcCTCTCACCTTCCGGCTACAATGTCACCGTGCACCGCTGCGGCCACTG
This genomic window contains:
- the LOC105803333 gene encoding uncharacterized protein LOC105803333, translating into MESIQSRVETWIKDQRAKILKVSWGPLQWRMRWHWPPWNNGDMEQRQKLHQEYERRKRQLQELCRAVKADSLSDLQDILCCMVLSECVYKKPATEMIRAVNKFKADFGGQIVSIERVQPSSDHVPHRYLLAEAGDTLFASFIGTKQYKDVMADANILQGAIFHEDVAEEIGRIELTEANRGERQKGNEENQFNPLESKPKQIKDRPKPAAHRGFLARAKGIPALELYRLAQKKKRKLVLCGHSLGGAVAALATLAILRVIAVSSSSKESERVQVKCITFSQPAVGNAALRDYVNRKGWQHYFKSYCIPEDLVPRLLSPAYFHHYNAQSLLMPSGMENNSLPTSKNEQGLQKGKPERLKDNEGEQLVIGVGPVQGPFWRLSRLVPLEGVRRQFKKYSRKQIDPIEPSATDSKTASSIEDVVVGPQSLEIQEGTDGISLKPIANTDNCESDTGSGKLTDKNNGSGDNKRWHSVPSLPSYVPFGQLYLLENSSVESLSGAEYSKLTSVRSVIVELRERLQSHSMKSYRSRFQRIYDLCMNDNASSFFGIEQVQQFPHLQQWLGLAVAGAVELGQIVESPIIRTATSIVPLGWNGIPGEKNAEPLKVDISGFRLHLCTLFHAQVNGKWCSTTVESFPSAPVYSSGNGEPPELQKIRVLVGAPLRQPPKHQIVADTVNFNREHNIVSSHQEKYIRPDGLNDFFIFCTSDFTTASKEVHVRTRRVRLLGLEGAGKTSLFKAILGQGKLSAITNIENLQEADFRDGIAGGLCYSDSPGVNLQELAMEASRFKDELWRGIRDLSKKTDLIVLVHNLSHKIPRYNHPDALQQYPALSLLLDEAKALGIPWVLAITNKFSVSAHQQRAAINTVVQAYQASPSTAEVINSCPYVMPGAASASLPWGVISSEDSDGRMGVQKLLSAPIDLVSRPFQRKDIVFPVERVNSLCHLVHRVLRSHEEASLEELVRDTLSLELAQDHAMGAIDGKKDSQAKALFSLTSAAVGASFGAGVGLILAVVMGAASALRKP